The nucleotide sequence TAAAAAGGCAGAAGCTCCACGGCGGCATAGTCGCCCGTATGCTCAAGGTAGCGGTTCAGGATGCGGCGGCTCTGTCGGGCTAGTCCCCTGTACTCCAGATCCATCAGCAAAAAGGCGAGGTCGCTGATGACGTCGATGTGGTTGAGGTAGGGGTTGAACTCGATGGCGTCGAAGAGCATCGGCCTGCCCTCGAAGAGCGCCATATTGTGCAGGTGCATATCGCCATGGACTTCGCGCACGAAGCCCTCATCGCGCCGCTGCTGCAGCAGCGGGGTGAGGCGCGTGTGCTCCGCCTGCGTCCACTGCGCGAGCGCCGCAACATCCGCGGCCAGGTCGCCGTCGCGGTGCAGGGAGGCCATGAGGTCAAAGTTCTCCTGCATCGGCATAATGACCCTCGCGGGCGTACCGTAGTCGCTCTCACTGTCGACAACGGGTGCCCCGTCGTGCATGGCGGCGGCCGTGTCGGCGACGGCGTCGCACTCTTCGTCGGTGAGTCCGCTCGCAGAAGCGATGTTGTCGAGCTGCGCCCCGGCGTCGAAGCGGCGCATCTTGACGGCATATTCGATGGCTGCGCCCTCCCCGTCCAGCTCCGGCACCTCAATGCTGCCCGTGACGGCGACGACCCCCAGGTAGAGCAGCGGGGCGTAACGGCCGTTGATGCGCACCTCCTCCTGGCAGAAACGCTTGCGCCGCTCAAGGGTGGAGTAGTCCAGGAAGCCGAAGTCGACTGGTTTTTTGAGCTTGTAAACGACGTCTTTGGCGATGATGACGCTGGAGATGTGGGTCTGGATAAGAGAGGATTCGGGCTGCCCCAGCAGCCGAAGCAGGTTGCGCACCAGCCGGTCGTGGTCGCGCTCTGTCATTTTGTCTAGACCTTGACGCGGTCTTCGAGGGCCCGCGCGAGGGAGAGCATGTCGATGTTCTCCAGGCTCACGCCCGTCGGGACCCCCTGGGCGATCCGGGTGAACCGCACATCCATCCCCTGCAGCTTGTCCTCGATGTAAAGGATGACGGCGTCAGTGGCGATGGAGGGCGTCAGCGCAAAGATGATCTCCTCGACGCCGCTGCCCGCCGTGGCGCGCAGGTGGTCGATGTCGAGGCGGTCGAGGGCGTCGAGGACGTAGTAGCGGCCACTGAAAAGGCCGTTCTCCTCGATGGTGAGAATGTCCTTCGCGTTCTCGACGATGCACAGCAGCGACACGTCGCGCCCCTCGTCGGAGCAGACGCCGCAGAGCTCGTCTTCGCTCATCCCCCCGCAGGAGCGGCACTTTTTGATGCTGCCGACGGCATCCTCGATGGCGTGGGCAATCTTCATCGCCCCGAAGCTGTCGTGCATCAGCATGTGGTAGGCCAGGCGGGTCGCCGACTTCTGCCCGACGGTCGGGAGCTCCTGCAGGGCATCGACAAGGCGCGTAAACTTCTCAAGGCTGTGTTTCATAGCGCTATTTTAGCGTAAAGCCGCCCCGCTGAGGCGCTGCCGCCTGAAAGATTTTTCAGCAATTCCTGCGGGAACGGCGACGATAGAAAACCTTTACCTGTTCCGGCCTAGAATAAAAGATTACGGCACTAGAAGGAGCAGCGTCATGGCAGAGTTTGACCCCGAAGCGTACAGGCAGATGGTACGCTCCTACCAGGAGCGCGACGACCCGCTGGGGTGGTTCGACAGCATCTACAGCAGCGCCAACGGCGACCACACCGCCGTCTTCTGGGCCGACCTCGCCCCCAACCCCTACCTGACCGACTGGCTAAAGGCGCACCCCCTCGCCCCAGGGGAGAAGAAAAAGGCCATTGCCGTCGGCTGCGGCGTCGGCGACGATGCCGAGGAGCTCTCCGCCTACGGCTACGACGTCACCGCCTTTGACATCGCCCCCAGTGCCATCGCACTGTGCAAGAACCGCTATCCCGACAGCAAAGTGGAGTACCTCATCGCCGACCTGTTCGACTACCCTGAAGCATGGCGAGCAAACTACGACGTCGTCTACGAATGCAACACCATCCAGGTACTGCCGGGCAAGTACCGCATCATGGCCCGCGACGCCATGGTCTCGCTCCTCACCCCTGGCGGCACCATCCTCGTCTCCTGCCGCAGCCGCCTGGCCGGAGAACAAACTGACGCCATCCCCCTCCCCCTCGACAAAGACGAGATCGGCGGCTTCGTCCGTGCGGGTCTAAACGAGGAAAGCTTCGTCGCCTACGACGACGACCAGACACCGCCCGTGCCGCACTTCTTCGCCACCTACCGTAAACCACTTTAGCTCACAGGTAGTACTAATTAGCCTCCTTCCCTCTACATCTACAGTTTGACAAAATAAAATTTATCACTCATATTTTCAATGTTAAATCACAAAAAATACAGCAACTTGATATTAGAAAATAAGTTCTATAGTACACTGCTATATTTACTAATTAATTGCTTTATAAAGGAAATCCTTGCCACTTTACAAATTTATTGAAAGGGAATTTCTAGAGGCTTTCTTTAGGACAGGGTCTCTTCGACTTGGCACAATATATGATTTTAAAGATATCGTAGAACATGGTGTAAGTCGAGGTGATGAAGCTGAAGGTGAACATCATCTTATACGTGGAATAGATGGAACTGTAAGTATCAGTAAAGATAAATACGAACCTATAATATCAGAGATTTTCAGAGTAGAGGGCGAAGGAAAAATCTCCCTTTGTAACTTGAGTGTTGTTGTTCCGAGACGATGCCAAGATGGTTTCATTTTCTGTACTAGCTCTATTTACAATGAACAATTATTTAGAAAATGGAATAAAGAAAATGATTTGGATGCATGCTATGAAATTATAAACCAAATCGGATTTATATCAGCAATAAATAAAGCAATAAAAGACAGTGCAACCTTCTTTGCATGTTCGAATGTAACATATACAGAGAAGCAAATAGATTACCAAACACCTGAGGCTAATCTCCACCCAGCATTCACTAAAGTAAAGGATGATTATAGTTGGCAGCATGAGCATAGAATAGTCTGGGGTGCAAGAGGGCCTTCTGGTCCTTTGAACCCTTGGATTGTATATGTTCCTGAAGCTATTCAATACTGTCGGCCTTTTGCATTTTTGGAGAATGGGGTAATCACTCAAGCACAGAATATACGAAAACATAAAAAAGAAATATGAATCTGGAAATGACATTCATAAACAAATTAAATAATGAAATAAATAACCTATGGAATCAAGCAGCGTTGTCAGAAACACTTGGACGACAGCCTTTGTATTATCACGAGTTAAAAAAGAATTGTGTTCTTTTCATTGGTATCAATCCATCTTTTAGTTCACGAGGCTTTGAATCATATTTAAAAGACAGTAATGATTTTTCCAGGTTGAATGCAGAAACTTTTTATAAACATCCAAATAGTAATTTTGATATTAATGAATCCATAGAAATTGAAAAAGAAGCTAGAAAAAAATACTCCTATTTCAAGAAGTTTCATGTAATCGATGAAGACTATGAACACATAGACTTATTCCTTATTCGAGAAACAAATCAAGCAAAACTAAAAAAGATTATCTATAGAAAAGGTGAAACGCTAAGTGAGTTTG is from Sulfurimonas sp. HSL-1656 and encodes:
- the recR gene encoding recombination mediator RecR, whose translation is MKHSLEKFTRLVDALQELPTVGQKSATRLAYHMLMHDSFGAMKIAHAIEDAVGSIKKCRSCGGMSEDELCGVCSDEGRDVSLLCIVENAKDILTIEENGLFSGRYYVLDALDRLDIDHLRATAGSGVEEIIFALTPSIATDAVILYIEDKLQGMDVRFTRIAQGVPTGVSLENIDMLSLARALEDRVKV
- a CDS encoding AAA family ATPase, which encodes MTERDHDRLVRNLLRLLGQPESSLIQTHISSVIIAKDVVYKLKKPVDFGFLDYSTLERRKRFCQEEVRINGRYAPLLYLGVVAVTGSIEVPELDGEGAAIEYAVKMRRFDAGAQLDNIASASGLTDEECDAVADTAAAMHDGAPVVDSESDYGTPARVIMPMQENFDLMASLHRDGDLAADVAALAQWTQAEHTRLTPLLQQRRDEGFVREVHGDMHLHNMALFEGRPMLFDAIEFNPYLNHIDVISDLAFLLMDLEYRGLARQSRRILNRYLEHTGDYAAVELLPFYKTYRAMVRAKVLALHAAQDIAEEARERVVDEVRAYIALAKSYGEKGEPFLMIMHGVSASGKSTLALEAVEAFGALRLRSDIERMRLFRSEGEEVDIYTAEATAATYGRLEALAETLLEAGCSAVADATFLSAQQREPFAELAKRLGVPYAILDIECSGEELLRRIRLRGEKGDDVSEADEKVLAMQQRRVKPLSQSEQEYRFVLQCDAPLPVKALAAFIGAQKS
- a CDS encoding class I SAM-dependent methyltransferase, producing MAEFDPEAYRQMVRSYQERDDPLGWFDSIYSSANGDHTAVFWADLAPNPYLTDWLKAHPLAPGEKKKAIAVGCGVGDDAEELSAYGYDVTAFDIAPSAIALCKNRYPDSKVEYLIADLFDYPEAWRANYDVVYECNTIQVLPGKYRIMARDAMVSLLTPGGTILVSCRSRLAGEQTDAIPLPLDKDEIGGFVRAGLNEESFVAYDDDQTPPVPHFFATYRKPL